A region from the Arthrobacter gengyunqii genome encodes:
- the secE gene encoding preprotein translocase subunit SecE, producing MSEAMVTETAAGSSKGHPSSGPKKRGFFAAIALFLRQVIAELKKVVTPTRKELLRYTLVVLAFVVVMIIIVTVLDFVFGAGALWIFGSGSGES from the coding sequence ATGAGTGAGGCGATGGTGACCGAGACAGCTGCCGGCAGCTCCAAGGGACACCCCTCCAGCGGGCCCAAGAAGCGCGGCTTCTTCGCGGCTATTGCGCTCTTCCTGCGTCAGGTTATTGCAGAACTGAAAAAGGTGGTCACCCCCACCCGCAAGGAACTGCTGAGATACACCCTCGTAGTCCTGGCCTTCGTGGTCGTGATGATAATTATCGTGACAGTTCTGGATTTTGTCTTTGGTGCAGGAGCACTGTGGATCTTCGGTTCGGGCAGCGGCGAGAGCTAG
- a CDS encoding pyridoxal phosphate-dependent aminotransferase — MSSTGRISERIASIAESATLAVDAKAKALKAAGRPVIGFGAGEPDFPTPAYIVDAAVEAARNPRFHRYSPAAGLPELKKAIAEKTLRDSGYAVDSSQILVTNGGKQAVYEAFATLLNPGDEVLLPAPYWTTYPEAIRLAGGVPVEVFAGPEQGYMVTVEQLEAARTDKTKLLLFCSPSNPTGAVYPAEKVAEIGRWAASRGLWVVTDEIYEHLTYDGVEFTSIATAAPELGDKVVVLNGVAKTYAMTGWRVGWMIAAADVIKAATNLQSHLSSNVSNVSQMAALAAVSGPLTAVEEMKTAFDRRRKAMVAALNSVEGVECPMPEGAFYAYADVRGLLGKEFPGADGPVRPQTSAELAALILETVEVAVVPGEAFGPSGYLRLSYALGDEDLAEGMSRLTEFLGRAQ; from the coding sequence ATGTCTTCCACCGGCCGAATTTCAGAGCGCATCGCCTCCATCGCGGAGTCCGCGACACTTGCCGTAGATGCCAAGGCGAAGGCCCTCAAGGCCGCCGGCCGGCCGGTGATCGGCTTCGGCGCGGGTGAGCCGGATTTCCCGACGCCGGCCTACATTGTTGACGCCGCCGTCGAGGCCGCCCGCAACCCGCGTTTCCACCGCTACTCCCCCGCCGCCGGCCTGCCGGAGCTGAAGAAGGCCATCGCCGAGAAGACGCTGCGTGATTCCGGCTATGCCGTGGACTCGAGCCAAATCCTGGTGACCAACGGCGGCAAGCAGGCCGTCTACGAGGCGTTCGCCACCCTGTTGAATCCCGGTGACGAGGTTTTGCTGCCCGCTCCCTACTGGACCACGTATCCGGAAGCCATCCGCCTGGCCGGCGGTGTTCCCGTGGAGGTGTTTGCCGGTCCCGAGCAGGGGTACATGGTCACCGTGGAGCAGCTCGAGGCAGCCCGCACCGACAAGACCAAGCTCCTGCTGTTCTGCTCCCCCTCCAACCCCACCGGCGCTGTTTATCCGGCGGAGAAGGTGGCCGAGATCGGCCGCTGGGCCGCTTCCCGCGGGCTCTGGGTCGTCACCGACGAGATTTATGAGCACCTGACGTACGACGGCGTGGAGTTCACTTCCATCGCGACGGCGGCTCCCGAGCTTGGTGACAAGGTGGTGGTGCTCAACGGCGTGGCCAAGACCTATGCCATGACCGGCTGGCGGGTAGGTTGGATGATCGCCGCGGCCGATGTCATCAAGGCGGCCACCAACCTGCAGTCGCACCTGTCCTCCAACGTGTCCAATGTTTCCCAGATGGCCGCCCTGGCCGCCGTCTCCGGTCCGCTGACCGCCGTTGAGGAAATGAAGACCGCGTTTGACCGCCGCCGCAAGGCCATGGTGGCGGCACTGAACTCAGTGGAGGGCGTCGAATGCCCGATGCCTGAGGGCGCCTTCTACGCCTATGCCGACGTCCGGGGGCTGCTCGGCAAGGAGTTCCCGGGTGCCGACGGCCCGGTCCGGCCGCAGACCTCCGCCGAGCTGGCGGCGCTCATCCTGGAGACCGTGGAGGTGGCAGTGGTTCCCGGCGAGGCATTTGGACCCTCCGGCTATCTCCGTCTCTCCTACGCACTGGGCGATGAGGACCTGGCCGAGGGCATGTCCCGCCTGACGGAGTTCCTCGGCCGCGCCCAGTAG
- a CDS encoding LuxR C-terminal-related transcriptional regulator, whose product MTSGTTTSDDGINVVVVDDHAIFRSGLKADLDGRLRVVAEADTVESAVAAIRAHRPAVVLLDVHLPGGVGGGGAEVIAGCRDLLGSTRFLALSVSDSAEDVVTVIRAGARGYVTKTISGAEISDAVVRVAGGDAVFSPRLAGFVLDAFGTGTVAAVDDELDRLSARELEVMRLIARGYSYKEVARELFISVKTVETHVSAVLRKLQLSSRHEISRWAADRRLL is encoded by the coding sequence ATGACAAGCGGCACCACCACCAGCGACGACGGCATCAACGTTGTGGTCGTCGACGACCACGCCATCTTCCGGTCCGGACTGAAAGCGGACCTGGACGGCAGGCTGCGGGTGGTTGCCGAGGCCGACACCGTGGAATCGGCCGTCGCCGCCATCCGCGCCCACCGCCCCGCCGTCGTCCTCCTGGACGTGCACCTGCCCGGCGGTGTTGGCGGCGGCGGCGCGGAAGTGATCGCCGGCTGCCGGGATCTGCTGGGCAGCACCCGCTTCCTTGCACTCAGCGTTTCGGACTCGGCGGAAGACGTGGTGACTGTCATCCGTGCCGGTGCCCGCGGCTACGTCACCAAAACCATTTCGGGGGCTGAGATCTCCGACGCCGTGGTCCGGGTTGCCGGCGGAGACGCCGTGTTCTCACCGCGGCTGGCGGGATTCGTCCTTGACGCCTTCGGCACCGGAACCGTGGCGGCAGTCGACGACGAGTTGGACCGGCTGTCGGCCCGGGAACTGGAAGTGATGCGGCTGATAGCCCGCGGCTACAGCTATAAGGAAGTGGCGCGGGAACTCTTTATCTCCGTCAAGACGGTTGAAACCCACGTCTCCGCGGTGCTGCGCAAGCTCCAGCTGTCCAGCAGGCATGAGATCAGCCGGTGGGCCGCTGACCGCAGGCTGCTCTAA
- a CDS encoding ATP-binding protein: MKAPLLRPEDRLVAGVCSGLAGHLGWSVNLVRALMVLLAVSGGAGLVLYAWLWILVPTAGEAADSADAGRNPRSVAQNFAGHSSGTPAPESPSTKRGWIEAAAGRDVLSGLALLAVAAVFIAQRFGADINWRVLFPLGAIVAGAVLAWSQLDEVRRAGLLSRAGADRRSGLLRLAAGLLLVVVGVLLMVSGAFAWDVLFAGLLAASAVLAGVALVFAPWAVKYWRELETERAGRIRERERAEIAAHLHDSVLQTLALIQNRAGSEQDVVRLARAQERELRRWLYADDPRAPGQLSDSIAAVAAQVEDEYGYPVEVVTVGDAPLDAAAEAMTQAARAALVNAAQHAGGPVSVYVECTADRAEIFIRDRGTGFDPDTVPPDRLGVRESIVGRMRRNGGTAVIRSGPEGTEVRLGLPLSRAGAEAGTNTNQTSEHP, encoded by the coding sequence ATGAAGGCACCACTGCTCCGACCTGAGGACCGCCTGGTTGCGGGCGTCTGTTCCGGGCTCGCCGGACACCTGGGCTGGTCCGTGAACCTGGTGCGCGCCTTAATGGTGCTGCTGGCCGTGTCCGGTGGTGCGGGACTGGTGCTCTACGCCTGGCTGTGGATCCTGGTCCCGACGGCGGGGGAGGCGGCGGACAGCGCCGATGCCGGGCGCAATCCCCGGAGCGTTGCACAGAACTTCGCCGGACACAGCTCCGGAACCCCCGCCCCGGAGAGTCCGTCCACCAAGCGGGGCTGGATCGAAGCCGCGGCCGGCAGGGACGTGCTGTCCGGGCTTGCACTGCTGGCTGTCGCCGCAGTCTTCATCGCCCAGCGGTTCGGCGCCGACATAAACTGGCGGGTCCTGTTCCCCCTTGGCGCGATTGTGGCCGGTGCCGTTCTGGCTTGGTCCCAGCTGGATGAAGTCCGCCGGGCAGGACTGCTCAGCCGCGCCGGCGCCGACCGCCGGTCCGGTCTCCTGCGCTTGGCCGCAGGGTTGCTGCTGGTGGTTGTCGGAGTGCTGCTGATGGTCTCCGGAGCGTTCGCCTGGGATGTGCTGTTTGCGGGCCTGCTCGCTGCCAGCGCCGTCCTGGCCGGCGTCGCCCTTGTCTTCGCGCCCTGGGCCGTCAAGTACTGGCGCGAACTGGAGACGGAAAGAGCCGGCCGGATCCGCGAACGCGAGCGCGCCGAAATAGCCGCCCACCTGCACGATTCCGTCCTGCAGACCCTGGCACTGATCCAAAACCGCGCCGGTTCCGAGCAGGACGTGGTGCGCCTGGCCCGTGCTCAGGAACGGGAACTGCGGCGCTGGCTTTACGCCGACGACCCCCGCGCGCCCGGACAGCTATCCGATTCCATCGCCGCGGTGGCAGCCCAGGTCGAGGATGAATACGGATATCCGGTGGAGGTGGTGACGGTGGGGGATGCGCCACTGGACGCGGCCGCCGAAGCTATGACCCAGGCCGCGCGGGCCGCACTTGTTAACGCAGCCCAGCACGCCGGGGGACCGGTCTCCGTTTACGTGGAGTGCACTGCGGACCGCGCAGAGATTTTCATACGCGACCGCGGGACCGGTTTTGATCCGGACACGGTGCCCCCGGACCGGCTCGGCGTCCGCGAGTCCATTGTGGGACGCATGAGGCGCAACGGCGGCACCGCCGTCATCCGCAGCGGACCGGAGGGGACTGAAGTGCGGCTGGGACTGCCGCTGTCCCGGGCCGGGGCGGAAGCGGGCACAAACACCAACCAGACATCGGAGCACCCATGA
- a CDS encoding PspC domain-containing protein, whose product MTPLPSEPDPAGKDRLPPAGTFGGAPTEPLPSNDAPTRPLPPHATTAGSHRIPGADEPNPGAGAEQRPNGFFTWLRSLGIVRGGDRWIGGVASGTASRLGLDPVLVRGLFVVLALFGVGLLLYGLAWALLPEPDGRIHAEEALRGTWTSGTTGALTATILGTGPTIWWADDGWFGGFFFWPLFWLGGVGLLIYWLATRSGSSGTGGAGVPAGGQAPGDFHAARYPAASGSGSAGSSPAGAVPPYPAGTSARTMPGTPGSPVGHGFAAPDPAPRPSPVHRRTSPRGAEVALVLGAVLLTAGTVLTLDYTALIDVDSPVAVALAAAAVVNGLAIVVLGALGRSSGILGLTAAAAVVSAAATGIGIGIGSYANVVVANQADWTPDRTLPATGGYALTAADGELDLRYLSDEDRPSVEVPVSVAASDLTILVPNDLPVLIRTDMLAGNVVIDDGDSVTESGGMWRSSERKLNGTGSDPLVVHVKGFASNVLVTVNESDLER is encoded by the coding sequence ATGACCCCGCTCCCCTCAGAACCCGACCCGGCCGGAAAAGACCGGCTGCCCCCCGCCGGAACCTTCGGCGGCGCACCCACCGAACCATTGCCCTCCAACGATGCCCCCACCCGGCCCCTGCCACCGCACGCAACCACTGCCGGGTCGCACCGGATCCCGGGAGCTGACGAACCAAATCCCGGCGCCGGGGCGGAACAACGACCCAACGGATTCTTTACCTGGCTGCGCTCCCTCGGCATTGTCCGCGGCGGTGACCGCTGGATCGGCGGCGTAGCCTCCGGCACCGCATCCCGCCTCGGGCTGGACCCCGTACTGGTCCGTGGCCTGTTTGTCGTCCTGGCCCTGTTTGGAGTCGGACTGCTGCTGTACGGGCTGGCCTGGGCCCTCCTTCCGGAACCGGACGGCCGCATCCACGCGGAGGAAGCCCTGCGCGGCACCTGGACTTCGGGAACCACCGGTGCCTTGACGGCCACCATCCTGGGCACCGGACCAACCATTTGGTGGGCTGACGACGGATGGTTCGGCGGCTTCTTCTTCTGGCCGCTCTTCTGGTTGGGGGGCGTGGGCCTGCTGATCTATTGGCTGGCCACCCGTTCCGGGAGCAGCGGCACCGGCGGTGCCGGCGTCCCGGCCGGGGGTCAGGCCCCGGGCGACTTCCACGCTGCACGCTATCCGGCAGCGTCGGGTTCCGGTTCGGCCGGTTCGTCCCCGGCTGGTGCCGTCCCCCCATACCCGGCGGGTACGTCGGCTCGAACCATGCCCGGCACTCCGGGATCGCCGGTCGGGCACGGGTTTGCGGCGCCGGACCCGGCACCGCGGCCATCCCCGGTTCACCGGCGGACAAGCCCCCGGGGCGCCGAGGTTGCCCTCGTTCTGGGCGCCGTCCTGCTCACCGCGGGGACGGTCCTGACGCTGGACTACACCGCCCTGATCGATGTGGACTCGCCCGTCGCCGTGGCGCTGGCCGCAGCAGCGGTGGTCAACGGCCTGGCCATCGTGGTGCTCGGCGCCCTCGGCCGTTCCTCAGGCATTCTGGGCCTGACCGCCGCGGCTGCCGTGGTGTCGGCCGCTGCCACCGGGATCGGCATCGGCATCGGCAGCTACGCCAACGTCGTCGTCGCCAATCAAGCGGACTGGACCCCGGACAGGACCCTTCCCGCGACCGGCGGCTACGCGCTCACCGCCGCCGATGGAGAGCTTGACCTGCGGTATCTGTCGGACGAAGACAGACCCTCCGTGGAAGTACCGGTGAGCGTCGCGGCAAGCGATCTCACCATTCTGGTGCCGAACGATCTACCGGTCCTGATCCGCACCGACATGCTGGCCGGCAACGTGGTAATCGACGACGGCGACTCTGTCACCGAGTCCGGCGGCATGTGGCGGAGTTCGGAGCGGAAACTGAACGGAACAGGCTCAGACCCGCTTGTGGTGCATGTGAAGGGATTCGCCAGCAACGTGCTGGTGACAGTGAATGAAAGCGACCTCGAACGATGA
- a CDS encoding PspC domain-containing protein: MNRFFDILRSSPIRRTRGWAGGVCAGLAMRYGWDVSVVRIAVLLSFLLPFVGVWTYFAAWLLLPKVDGTIALERLVGNR; the protein is encoded by the coding sequence ATGAACCGTTTCTTTGACATTCTGCGTTCCTCCCCCATCCGCCGGACCCGCGGCTGGGCCGGCGGCGTGTGCGCCGGGCTGGCCATGCGTTACGGCTGGGACGTCTCAGTGGTGCGCATCGCCGTCCTGCTCAGCTTCCTCCTGCCCTTTGTCGGCGTGTGGACCTACTTCGCCGCCTGGCTCCTGCTGCCCAAGGTTGACGGCACCATCGCCCTGGAACGCCTGGTCGGCAACCGCTAA
- a CDS encoding 6-phosphofructokinase encodes MKIGILTSGGDCPGLNAVIRGAVLKGIKIHNQEFVGFLDGWRGVVDGDIIDLPRTSVRGISKQGGTILGTSRTNPFEGPNGGPEKIKATMDRLGVDAIIAIGGEGTLAAAQRLTDAGLNIVGVPKTVDNDLDATDYTFGFDTAVQIATEAIDRLRTTGESHHRCMVAEVMGRHVGWIALHSGMAAGAHAILIPENPQSLDQIAEWVTQARDRGRAPLVVVAEGFVTTDMESPHSERGLDAFGRPRLGGIGELLAPEIEARTGIETRATVLGHIQRGGVPTAYDRVLATRLGMAAIDSVIDGLWGTMVALNGTDIVHVGFEKALDNLKTVPQHRYDEASILFG; translated from the coding sequence ATGAAGATCGGTATCCTGACCAGTGGGGGCGACTGCCCCGGACTCAATGCGGTCATCCGCGGAGCCGTCCTCAAGGGCATCAAGATCCACAACCAGGAGTTTGTCGGTTTCCTGGACGGCTGGCGCGGCGTGGTGGACGGCGACATTATTGACCTTCCCCGAACCAGCGTCCGCGGCATCTCCAAACAGGGCGGAACCATTCTGGGGACATCGCGCACCAATCCGTTTGAGGGACCAAACGGCGGCCCGGAGAAAATCAAGGCCACCATGGACCGGCTCGGAGTGGATGCCATCATCGCGATCGGAGGCGAGGGCACACTGGCCGCCGCGCAGCGCCTCACCGATGCCGGCCTGAACATTGTGGGCGTTCCCAAAACGGTGGACAACGATCTGGATGCCACCGACTACACCTTCGGTTTTGACACGGCCGTCCAGATCGCCACCGAGGCCATTGACCGGCTGCGGACGACAGGCGAATCCCACCACCGCTGCATGGTGGCCGAAGTCATGGGACGCCACGTCGGCTGGATTGCCCTGCATTCGGGAATGGCTGCCGGCGCGCACGCCATCCTGATTCCGGAAAACCCGCAGAGCCTGGATCAGATTGCCGAATGGGTCACCCAGGCCCGCGACCGCGGCCGTGCCCCGCTTGTCGTCGTAGCCGAAGGATTCGTCACCACCGATATGGAGTCCCCGCACTCGGAACGCGGACTGGATGCCTTCGGCCGGCCGCGGCTGGGCGGCATCGGAGAGCTGCTGGCCCCGGAGATCGAAGCCCGGACCGGCATCGAAACCCGTGCCACCGTTTTGGGACACATCCAGCGCGGCGGTGTTCCCACCGCTTATGACCGCGTACTGGCCACCCGGCTGGGCATGGCCGCCATTGATTCCGTGATTGACGGACTCTGGGGGACCATGGTGGCCCTCAACGGCACGGACATTGTGCACGTGGGCTTCGAAAAGGCGCTGGACAACCTCAAGACCGTGCCGCAGCACCGCTACGACGAAGCGTCCATTCTGTTCGGTTAG
- a CDS encoding GNAT family N-acetyltransferase yields the protein MNLDPGTIAIIQLAWSRRLGLADDALAGAGDSKRIYSVQDDSRSVSFLRLFGREVFCGPEWAVRRAHGKSAAELSRHSALASLSVEYGGRTVGSEHLCFADVFPEPVEPEDELAVSEDPAVAVQLERLCPPDDVAEAGLAGKESLFIVVDDTAETPVPLAGAGYSIRDGILADISTLTAPANRRHGLGRYATSIAVEESMAAGLIPQFRTPLDNVGAARTAAGAGFLAVGIRSEVQLTA from the coding sequence ATGAATTTGGATCCGGGAACGATTGCGATCATTCAGCTCGCGTGGTCCCGGCGCCTGGGACTGGCGGACGATGCGCTGGCGGGAGCCGGGGACAGCAAGCGAATCTACAGCGTGCAGGACGACTCGCGCAGCGTCTCCTTCCTGCGTCTCTTTGGCAGGGAAGTCTTCTGCGGACCGGAGTGGGCGGTCCGGCGTGCCCACGGCAAGAGCGCGGCGGAACTCAGCCGCCATTCCGCCCTGGCCAGTCTCTCGGTGGAGTACGGCGGACGGACGGTCGGATCCGAACACCTGTGTTTTGCCGACGTTTTCCCGGAACCGGTGGAGCCGGAGGATGAACTGGCTGTCTCCGAGGACCCGGCCGTTGCCGTCCAGCTGGAGCGGCTGTGCCCGCCCGACGACGTCGCTGAAGCAGGCCTGGCGGGCAAGGAGTCGCTGTTCATCGTGGTGGATGACACCGCAGAAACTCCGGTTCCGCTGGCGGGCGCCGGTTACAGCATCCGGGACGGCATCCTGGCCGACATCTCAACGCTCACCGCGCCGGCCAACCGCCGGCACGGGCTGGGACGTTACGCCACGTCCATCGCCGTGGAAGAGTCCATGGCGGCAGGCCTGATCCCGCAGTTCCGCACACCGCTGGACAACGTTGGAGCAGCACGGACCGCTGCCGGTGCAGGTTTCCTCGCCGTTGGGATCCGTTCCGAAGTCCAGCTGACCGCTTAG
- a CDS encoding ankyrin repeat domain-containing protein yields MSTPEPRPEIDDDIIELAGLVFDAARAGDTEGIRGYLDAGVPVNLTNGSGDTLVMLASYHGHENLTALLVERGADVNTQNDRGQTPLAGAVFKGHTGIFRILLEGGADPDAGSPSARDTAGFFKRQEMLDLLG; encoded by the coding sequence ATGAGCACCCCGGAACCCCGCCCAGAGATTGACGACGACATCATCGAATTGGCCGGTTTGGTGTTCGACGCTGCGCGCGCCGGTGATACGGAGGGGATCCGCGGTTACCTGGATGCTGGAGTGCCCGTGAACCTGACCAACGGCTCCGGCGACACGCTCGTGATGCTGGCGTCCTACCACGGCCACGAGAACCTGACCGCCCTGCTGGTGGAGCGGGGCGCGGACGTCAACACGCAGAATGACCGGGGCCAGACCCCGCTGGCGGGTGCCGTCTTCAAGGGCCACACCGGCATCTTCCGCATCCTGCTTGAAGGCGGAGCGGACCCCGATGCAGGCTCGCCCAGCGCGCGGGATACGGCGGGATTCTTCAAGCGGCAGGAAATGCTGGACCTGCTGGGCTAA
- a CDS encoding YgfZ/GcvT domain-containing protein, with product MTYLSPLLSRHGAVEAGGLDAGVAAHYGDPLREQRELARGNAVTDLSHRGVVTVSGPDRLSWLNTLSSQSVSGLQPGTSSELLLLSVQGRIEHDARILDDGTTAWLIVEAAEAPVLAQFLERMKFMLRVQVADVSADWAVVGSVTPVAAWDRFSAWTDPWPNIGAGGFAYTGVPEDSHPGRDRPWHEYLIPAAELEQAIEGSGRTLAGTMASEALRIAAWRPRLGAETDDKTIPHELDLIRTAVHLAKGCYKGQETVARVHNLGHPPRRLVFLQLDGSQHTLPAAGSSVLLGERKVGTVTSVAQHYEMGAVALAVIKRSVDPAAELVVDDDGEPYAAAQEIIVAPDAGQVVGRAGGFLRPPRA from the coding sequence ATGACTTATCTGAGCCCCCTCCTGTCCCGCCACGGTGCGGTGGAAGCCGGTGGCCTCGATGCCGGCGTTGCAGCCCATTACGGTGATCCCCTGCGGGAGCAGCGGGAGTTGGCGCGCGGCAACGCGGTCACGGACCTGTCCCACCGCGGCGTCGTCACGGTCAGCGGACCCGACCGCCTGAGCTGGCTGAACACCCTGTCGTCCCAGAGCGTGAGCGGGCTGCAGCCCGGCACAAGTTCGGAGCTGCTGCTGCTCAGCGTCCAGGGACGGATTGAGCACGACGCACGGATCCTGGACGACGGGACCACTGCCTGGCTGATAGTGGAAGCGGCTGAGGCGCCTGTCCTGGCCCAGTTCCTGGAACGGATGAAGTTCATGCTCCGGGTCCAGGTGGCGGACGTCAGCGCCGACTGGGCCGTTGTCGGCTCGGTTACGCCGGTGGCCGCCTGGGACCGCTTTTCCGCCTGGACCGATCCCTGGCCAAACATCGGTGCCGGCGGTTTCGCCTACACCGGTGTCCCTGAGGATTCCCATCCCGGACGCGACCGCCCCTGGCACGAATACTTGATTCCGGCAGCTGAGCTGGAACAGGCCATCGAGGGCTCCGGCCGCACCCTTGCCGGCACCATGGCATCCGAAGCCCTGCGCATCGCCGCCTGGCGCCCGCGGCTGGGTGCCGAGACCGACGACAAGACCATTCCGCACGAGCTGGACCTGATCCGGACGGCCGTCCACCTCGCCAAGGGCTGCTACAAAGGCCAGGAAACAGTGGCCCGCGTGCACAACCTGGGGCATCCTCCCCGCCGGCTCGTGTTCCTGCAGCTGGACGGCTCCCAGCACACCCTTCCCGCCGCCGGCAGCTCTGTGCTGCTGGGCGAGCGGAAGGTCGGTACGGTTACGTCAGTCGCTCAGCACTACGAGATGGGCGCGGTGGCCCTGGCTGTCATCAAACGCTCCGTGGATCCCGCGGCGGAGCTGGTGGTGGACGACGACGGCGAGCCTTACGCAGCCGCGCAGGAAATCATTGTTGCCCCCGACGCCGGCCAGGTTGTGGGCCGTGCCGGCGGATTCCTGCGCCCGCCCCGGGCATAG
- a CDS encoding FABP family protein has protein sequence MPMEIPTDLTPELVPLSWLLGVWEGSGRLGEGEAESEHFTQRVTFSQNGLPYLKYEAESWLTDEEGTVLRPLAVETGFWALDRPLNDADGGPGLTPADIVPALRSADEVEKLRNDSGGFDITATIVHPGGIAELYYGQIKGPQIQLSTDLVMRGVNSKEYTAATRIFGLVNGDLYWRWDVAAGGNALEAHASAILKKTS, from the coding sequence ATGCCCATGGAGATCCCCACAGATCTGACCCCTGAACTCGTGCCGCTGTCCTGGCTGCTTGGCGTCTGGGAAGGCTCCGGCAGGCTGGGGGAGGGCGAGGCGGAGTCCGAGCACTTCACCCAGCGCGTCACCTTCAGCCAGAACGGCCTGCCGTACCTGAAGTACGAGGCCGAAAGCTGGCTCACCGATGAAGAGGGCACAGTGCTGCGCCCGCTCGCCGTTGAGACGGGTTTCTGGGCGCTGGACCGTCCGCTGAACGACGCCGACGGCGGTCCCGGCCTGACGCCCGCGGACATTGTCCCAGCCTTGCGCAGCGCAGACGAAGTTGAAAAGCTCCGCAATGACAGCGGCGGTTTCGACATCACCGCCACCATCGTCCATCCCGGCGGCATCGCGGAACTCTACTACGGCCAGATCAAGGGACCGCAGATCCAGCTGAGCACCGATTTGGTGATGCGGGGCGTGAACTCCAAGGAGTACACCGCCGCCACACGCATCTTTGGCCTGGTCAACGGCGACTTGTACTGGCGCTGGGACGTGGCTGCCGGCGGCAACGCCCTGGAAGCACACGCGTCCGCCATCCTGAAGAAGACTTCCTGA
- a CDS encoding winged helix-turn-helix transcriptional regulator, with amino-acid sequence MSHILLLTNSPGPSVEVLPALGLLNHKVQVVPAEPTALLDTDPSDVVLIDARKDLVGARSLTQLLKATGLDTPLILILTEGGMAAVAANWRADDVILDSAGPAELEARLRLMSARINSSSESASTEIRASGVVIDEASYTARVNGAALNLTYKEFELLKYLAQHPGRVFTRDQLLHEVWGYDYYGGTRTVDVHVRRLRAKLGPDHENLIGTVRNVGYRFTRSRVAGDAAQPASQDA; translated from the coding sequence ATGTCGCACATTTTGCTGCTGACCAACAGTCCGGGACCCTCGGTCGAGGTCCTGCCGGCCCTCGGCCTGCTCAATCATAAAGTCCAGGTTGTTCCCGCCGAGCCCACCGCTCTACTGGACACCGATCCCAGCGATGTGGTGCTCATTGATGCCCGCAAAGACTTGGTCGGCGCCCGTTCCCTCACTCAGCTGTTGAAGGCGACCGGGCTCGACACCCCGCTGATCCTTATCCTGACCGAAGGCGGAATGGCTGCCGTGGCGGCCAACTGGCGTGCCGACGACGTCATCCTCGATTCCGCCGGGCCGGCTGAGCTGGAGGCCCGGCTGCGGCTGATGTCTGCCCGGATCAATTCCTCGTCCGAGAGCGCCAGCACAGAGATCCGAGCATCCGGCGTCGTCATCGATGAGGCCAGCTACACCGCACGGGTCAACGGCGCCGCACTGAACCTGACTTACAAGGAGTTCGAGCTGCTGAAGTACCTGGCGCAGCATCCCGGACGTGTTTTCACCCGCGACCAGCTGCTGCACGAGGTGTGGGGTTACGACTATTACGGGGGCACCCGAACTGTGGATGTCCACGTCCGGCGCCTGCGGGCCAAGCTTGGCCCGGACCATGAAAACCTGATCGGCACCGTCCGCAACGTGGGCTACCGCTTCACGCGGTCCCGCGTCGCCGGAGATGCGGCACAGCCCGCGAGCCAGGACGCCTGA